A DNA window from Falco naumanni isolate bFalNau1 chromosome Z, bFalNau1.pat, whole genome shotgun sequence contains the following coding sequences:
- the ARSK gene encoding arylsulfatase K isoform X1: MRGGGPLGLALLLMGAAPWVGSRPRPAAQPRPNVVLVACDSLDGRLTFYPGNLTVDLPFMNFMKRYGTVFLNAYTNSPICCPSRAAMWSGLFTHLTESWNNFKGLDPDYVTWMDLMGKHGYRTQKYGKLDYTSGHHSVSNRVEAWTRDVDFLLRQEGRPMVKLTGDRKHVRVMEADWQNTDKAVKWIKEEAINFTQPFVLYLGLNLPHPYPSPYAGENFGSSTFLTSPYWLEKVTYEAIKIPRWSSFSEMHPVDYYSSYTKNCTGEFTKQEVRNIRAFYYAMCAETDAMLGEIISALGDTGLLKETVVIFTADHGELAMEHRQFYKMSMYEGSSHVPLLVMGPGIKEQQQIPNVVSLVDIYPTMLDVARIPVPQNLSGYSLTPLLHGKAENEASARGLRPSWVLSEYHGCNVNSSMYMLRTGKWKYIAYSDGHSVLPQLFDLTADPDELTNVAVKFPIIVHSLDKLLRSIVNYPNVSSSVKEYNKRQFISWKQSLGQNYSNVIANLRWHQDWLKEPKKYENAIDKWLSQSK; this comes from the exons ATGCGAGGCGGCGGGCCGCTAGGGCTGGCGCTGCTCCTTATGGGCGCCGCGCCCTGGGTAGGGTCGAGGCCGCGGCCCGCCGCCCAGCCCCGGCCCAACGTGGTGCTGGTGGCCTGCGACTCCCTG GATGGACGCTTGACATTTTATCCAGGAAATCTGACTGTGGATTTGCCTTTCATGAATTTTATGAAGAGATATGGCACTGTCTTTCTCAATGCCTATACCAATTCTCCAATTTGTTGTCCTTCCCGTGCAG CTATGTGGAGTGGTCTTTTCACTCATTTAACAGAATCTTGGAATAACTTCAAAGGTCTAGATCCAGATTATGTAACGTGGATGGATCTCATGGGGAAGCATGGCTACCGCACACAGAAGTATGGGAAGTTGGACTATACTTCTGGACATCATTCAGTAAG TAACCGTGTGGAAGCTTGGACTAGAGATGTTGACTTCCTGCTGCGGCAAGAAGGGAGACCCATGGTAAAGCTTACTGGTGACAGGAAGCATGTGAGAGTGATGGAAGCAGATTGGCAGAATACTGATAAAGCAGTGAAATGGATAAAGGAAGAGGCCATTAACTTTACTCAACCATTTGTTCTTTACTTGGGACTAAATTTGCCACACCCATATCCATCACCCTATGCAGGAGAAAATTTTGGATCCTCTACATTTTTAACATCTCCCTATTGGCTTGAAAAG GTAACTTATGAAGCTATTAAAATACCCAGATGGTCTTCTTTTTCAGAGATGCATCCGGTAGACTATTACTCGTCTTACACCAAGAATTGCACAGGAGAGTTTACAAAGCAAGAAGTGAGAAATATTAGAGCATTTTATTATGCTATGTGTGCAGAGACAGATGCCATGCTGG GTGAGATTATTTCAGCTCTGGGAGATACTGGGCTACTTAAAGAAACAGTTGTTATATTCACTGCAGATCATGGAGAACTTGCCATGGAACACCGGCAGTTCTATAAAATGAGCATGTATGAAGGAAGTTCGCATGTTCCTCTTCTAGTTATGGGGCCAGGCataaaagaacagcagcaaatacCAAATGTGGTATCTCTTGTGGATATATATCCTACTATGCTTG ATGTAGCAAGAATTCCTGTGCCACAGAACCTCAGTGGATATTCGCTTACACCGCTGCTACATGGAAAGGCTGAAAATGAAGCGTCAGCCAGAGGGCTTCGTCCCTCATGGGTGCTGAGCGAGTACCACGGATGCAATGTCAATTCTTCCATGTACATGCTTCGAACTGGCAAATGGAAATATATCGCGTACTCAGATGGCCATTCAGTACTTCCACAACTGTTTG ACCTTACTGCTGATCCAGATGAGCTAACAAATGTTGCCGTAAAATTCCCAATAATTGTACATTCCTTGGACAAACTACTTCGCTCAATAGTAAACTATCcaaatgtttcttcttctgttaaGGAGTATAACAAAAGACAGTTTATCAGTTGGAAACAAAGTTTGGGCCAGAATTACTCAAATGTTATTGCCAACCTTAGGTGGCATCAAGACTGGTTAAAGGAACCAAAAAAATATGAGAATGCAATTGACAAGTGGCTTAgtcaaagtaaataa
- the RFESD gene encoding Rieske domain-containing protein isoform X2 encodes MEPDGLILIGKEDDIKKSQRTTAKVNGREVVVFYHEGKFHAMDSRCYHEGGPLCLGEIEDINGQACIVCPWHKYKITLETGEGLYEGINPLDPSPTPQWQSKGVKQRIHKVTIDNGNVYVSPPDLSVSFDSDYFADKYKNGGDLAKEKQSNSQAAE; translated from the exons ATGGAGCCAGATGGTCTTATATTAATTGGCAAAGAAGATGATATAAAGAAGTCCCAAAGAACAACAGCCAAAGTCAATGGCAGAGAAGTTGTTGTTTTCTACCATGAAGGGAAATTTCATGCTATGGACTCCCGCTGCTACC ATGAAGGAGGCCCTTTATGTCTTGGAGAAATAGAG GATATCAATGGTCAAGCATGTATTGTTTGTCCTTGGCACAAgtataaaattactttggaaaCAGGAGAAGGATTATATGAAGGAATAAACCCTTTGGATCCATCACCAACACCACAATGGCAGTCAAAAGGAGTCAAACAAAGGATTCATAAAGTCACAATAGACAATGGAAACGTTTATGTAAGTCCTCCTGATTTGTCCGTAAGCTTTGACTCTGATTATTTTGCTGACAAGTACAAAAATGGTGGTGATTTAgctaaggaaaaacaaagcaactcACAAGCAGCAGAGTAA
- the ARSK gene encoding arylsulfatase K isoform X2 produces MNFMKRYGTVFLNAYTNSPICCPSRAAMWSGLFTHLTESWNNFKGLDPDYVTWMDLMGKHGYRTQKYGKLDYTSGHHSVSNRVEAWTRDVDFLLRQEGRPMVKLTGDRKHVRVMEADWQNTDKAVKWIKEEAINFTQPFVLYLGLNLPHPYPSPYAGENFGSSTFLTSPYWLEKVTYEAIKIPRWSSFSEMHPVDYYSSYTKNCTGEFTKQEVRNIRAFYYAMCAETDAMLGEIISALGDTGLLKETVVIFTADHGELAMEHRQFYKMSMYEGSSHVPLLVMGPGIKEQQQIPNVVSLVDIYPTMLDVARIPVPQNLSGYSLTPLLHGKAENEASARGLRPSWVLSEYHGCNVNSSMYMLRTGKWKYIAYSDGHSVLPQLFDLTADPDELTNVAVKFPIIVHSLDKLLRSIVNYPNVSSSVKEYNKRQFISWKQSLGQNYSNVIANLRWHQDWLKEPKKYENAIDKWLSQSK; encoded by the exons ATGAATTTTATGAAGAGATATGGCACTGTCTTTCTCAATGCCTATACCAATTCTCCAATTTGTTGTCCTTCCCGTGCAG CTATGTGGAGTGGTCTTTTCACTCATTTAACAGAATCTTGGAATAACTTCAAAGGTCTAGATCCAGATTATGTAACGTGGATGGATCTCATGGGGAAGCATGGCTACCGCACACAGAAGTATGGGAAGTTGGACTATACTTCTGGACATCATTCAGTAAG TAACCGTGTGGAAGCTTGGACTAGAGATGTTGACTTCCTGCTGCGGCAAGAAGGGAGACCCATGGTAAAGCTTACTGGTGACAGGAAGCATGTGAGAGTGATGGAAGCAGATTGGCAGAATACTGATAAAGCAGTGAAATGGATAAAGGAAGAGGCCATTAACTTTACTCAACCATTTGTTCTTTACTTGGGACTAAATTTGCCACACCCATATCCATCACCCTATGCAGGAGAAAATTTTGGATCCTCTACATTTTTAACATCTCCCTATTGGCTTGAAAAG GTAACTTATGAAGCTATTAAAATACCCAGATGGTCTTCTTTTTCAGAGATGCATCCGGTAGACTATTACTCGTCTTACACCAAGAATTGCACAGGAGAGTTTACAAAGCAAGAAGTGAGAAATATTAGAGCATTTTATTATGCTATGTGTGCAGAGACAGATGCCATGCTGG GTGAGATTATTTCAGCTCTGGGAGATACTGGGCTACTTAAAGAAACAGTTGTTATATTCACTGCAGATCATGGAGAACTTGCCATGGAACACCGGCAGTTCTATAAAATGAGCATGTATGAAGGAAGTTCGCATGTTCCTCTTCTAGTTATGGGGCCAGGCataaaagaacagcagcaaatacCAAATGTGGTATCTCTTGTGGATATATATCCTACTATGCTTG ATGTAGCAAGAATTCCTGTGCCACAGAACCTCAGTGGATATTCGCTTACACCGCTGCTACATGGAAAGGCTGAAAATGAAGCGTCAGCCAGAGGGCTTCGTCCCTCATGGGTGCTGAGCGAGTACCACGGATGCAATGTCAATTCTTCCATGTACATGCTTCGAACTGGCAAATGGAAATATATCGCGTACTCAGATGGCCATTCAGTACTTCCACAACTGTTTG ACCTTACTGCTGATCCAGATGAGCTAACAAATGTTGCCGTAAAATTCCCAATAATTGTACATTCCTTGGACAAACTACTTCGCTCAATAGTAAACTATCcaaatgtttcttcttctgttaaGGAGTATAACAAAAGACAGTTTATCAGTTGGAAACAAAGTTTGGGCCAGAATTACTCAAATGTTATTGCCAACCTTAGGTGGCATCAAGACTGGTTAAAGGAACCAAAAAAATATGAGAATGCAATTGACAAGTGGCTTAgtcaaagtaaataa
- the GPR150 gene encoding LOW QUALITY PROTEIN: probable G-protein coupled receptor 150 (The sequence of the model RefSeq protein was modified relative to this genomic sequence to represent the inferred CDS: inserted 2 bases in 1 codon) translates to MAEDPFPRGLNLSAPGAPPSRPVPRAACAGAVLLLALVGNGLVLRRVCGGAAPAAGPXLVGHLALADLAGCGLALLPPLAADLPGAAGPPGAAACRLLPLLQRCGPLASAHGLVLLALERHRPALPARCLCALGWLLAPLLALPQAFAFRPAPRPGGPRCRSIFEELPRWHGLAFAAYGAATGFLAPAGLLGWACARSLDAARRRRGARGVR, encoded by the exons ATGGCGGAAGACCCCTTCCCCCGCGGCCTGAACCTCTccgcccccggcgcccccccctcccgccccgtcCCGCGGGCGGCCTGCGCGGGCgccgtgctgctgctggcgctgGTGGGCAACGGGCTGGTGCTGCGGCGAGTGTGCGGGGGGGCCGCGCCGGCGGCGGGACC GCTGGTGGGGCACCTGGCCCTGGCCGACCTGGCGGGCTGCGGGCTGGCGCTGCTCCCGCCGCTGGCCGCCGACCTCCCcggcgccgccgggcccccgggcgccgccgcctgccgcctgctgccgctgctgcagCGCTGCGGGCCGCTGGCCTCGGCCCAcgggctggtgctgctggcgcTGGAGCGGCAccgcccggcgctgcccgcccgctGCCTGTGcgccctgggctggctgctggccccGCTCCTCGCCCTGCCCCAGGCCTTCGCCTtccgcccggccccgcgccccggcggGCCCCGCTGCCGCAGCATCTTCGAGGAGCTGCCGCGCTGGCACGGCCTGGCCTTCGCCGCCTACGGGGCGGCCACCGGCTTCCTGGCGCCCGccgggctgctgggctgggcctGCGCCCGCAGCCTGGACGCCGCCCgacggcggcggggggcgcggggcg TCCGCTAG
- the RFESD gene encoding Rieske domain-containing protein isoform X1 produces the protein MLDLIILSLHFFICFLISFAIWRGPKDVDLHSSSTGTVEMEPDGLILIGKEDDIKKSQRTTAKVNGREVVVFYHEGKFHAMDSRCYHEGGPLCLGEIEDINGQACIVCPWHKYKITLETGEGLYEGINPLDPSPTPQWQSKGVKQRIHKVTIDNGNVYVSPPDLSVSFDSDYFADKYKNGGDLAKEKQSNSQAAE, from the exons ATGCTGGATCTCATTATTCTGAGCCTCCAtttcttcatctgctttctCATCTCCTTTGCAATCTGGCGTGGACCTAAG gaTGTGGATTTGCACAGCTCAAGCACAGGAACAGTTGAAATGGAGCCAGATGGTCTTATATTAATTGGCAAAGAAGATGATATAAAGAAGTCCCAAAGAACAACAGCCAAAGTCAATGGCAGAGAAGTTGTTGTTTTCTACCATGAAGGGAAATTTCATGCTATGGACTCCCGCTGCTACC ATGAAGGAGGCCCTTTATGTCTTGGAGAAATAGAG GATATCAATGGTCAAGCATGTATTGTTTGTCCTTGGCACAAgtataaaattactttggaaaCAGGAGAAGGATTATATGAAGGAATAAACCCTTTGGATCCATCACCAACACCACAATGGCAGTCAAAAGGAGTCAAACAAAGGATTCATAAAGTCACAATAGACAATGGAAACGTTTATGTAAGTCCTCCTGATTTGTCCGTAAGCTTTGACTCTGATTATTTTGCTGACAAGTACAAAAATGGTGGTGATTTAgctaaggaaaaacaaagcaactcACAAGCAGCAGAGTAA